GTGGCGCCGGACCAACCCGCGGGGGTGGCGGGACGCGCGAGCATGAGCCATGGCCCAGCGCAGCGACGTCAGCTTCCCGTCGGGCCAGGACCGATGCGCGGCCTGGCTCTGGCGCCCCGAGGGGGACGGCCCCCACCCGGTGGTGGTCATGGCCCACGGCTTCTCCGCCACCCGCGAGCTGCGCCTCGACGCCTACGCCGAGCGCTTCGCCGCCGCGGGGCTCGGCGTCCTGCTCTTCGACTACCGCCACTTCGGGGCCAGCGAGGGCGAGCCCCGCCAGCTGCTGGACATCGGTCGCCAGCACGCGGACTTCCGCGCGGCGATCCGCTACGCCCGCGGGCTGGACTGGGCCGACCCGTCGCGCATCGCGCTCTTCGGCTCGTCGTTCTCGGGCGGCCACGTCGTGGCCGTCGCCGCCAAGGACGAGCGCATCGCCGCCGTGGTGGCGCAGTGCCCGTTCCAGGACGGCCTCGCGACGCTGCCCAAGCTCGGCGTCAAGAACGTGGTCGGCCTGACCGTCGCCGGCCTGCGCGACCAGGTCGGCGCGCTGCTCGGGCGCCCGCCGCACACCGTCCCGGCCGTCGGGCCGCCCGGCTCGCTGGCCGTCATGGCGACACCCGACGCCGAGCCCGGGTTCCGCGCGCTCGTGCCGCCGGAGGGCACGCGCTGGGAGAACCGCGTGGCCGCGCGGATCGCCCTGCGCGTCGCGCTCTACCGGCCGGGCCGCGCCGCCCGGCGGCTGCGCTGCCCCGCGCTGTGGTGCGTGTGCGACCACGACAGCCTCGCCCCGGCGGGCGCCACGGTCCGCCATGCCCAGCGCGCCCCGCGCGGCGAGGTCCGTCGCTACCCGCTCGGCCACTTCGACGTCTACGTCGGCGACGCGTTCGAGCAGGTCGTCGCCGACCAGCTCGAGTTCCTCGTCCGCCACCTCCGTCCGACGGCGCAGGACGCGCGCTTCGCGCGCGCCGCTGACGCCGCGTCAACCCCCGCCCGTGGCGCCGTCTAACACCGTGTCAAGGGATTTGTGGGAGCGCCACAGTCGGCGCGGGCGCCATTGGCGCCACGAGCCGACAACCGGTGCGAGCCCCCGACGTACGGTCGTCCGCATGGGAGAGGCGCCGGCACGGGAGGGCCGTGGGCTCGATGCAGCCTGGGACGAGCTCGTCGAGGACCTGCGCGCAGCGACGCACGACACGCGCGCGGCCGAGCGTCTGCTCGGCGTGGGCCACGTCTGCACGCTGCACGTCCGCGGTCATGACCACCTCGAGGTCGCGCTGCGCTTCGACGCCAAGCCGCCCGAGGTCGAGGAGGGCGCGCGAGGCGTGGATGCGGACATCGACGTCGAGATCCCGCCGGACCTCGTCACGGCCTTCTGGGAGAAGAGCCTCGCGACGGAGATCCTCAAGGGCGAGGTCGCCTTCGACGGGCCGGTCCGCCGGCTCCTGCAGGTCTACCCCGTGCTGCGCGCGCAGGCGCTGGCCCGCCGCAGCGGCGAGGCCCAGGCCAACGGCCACCGCGGCACCTCCCCGTCCATCACGACCTCGACTGAGGTGGCATGAGCCTCTTCGACTCCGACACGGAGGTCTTCGAGGACGACGCGTCCTCGATCGACCCGCGCTCCGCCGAGCTCCTCGACCGGGCCTCGGACTACGAGTACCGGTTCCACCACGGCGCGCAGCAGTTCCGCGAGCCCAACCCGGGGGACTTCTGGTCGATCGAGTGCCGCAACGTCCACAAGACGTTCGCCGGCGGCAACACCGTCCTCAACGGCCTCGACGTCGGCATCCCCGAGGGGATGATCACGGTCGTCCTGGGCCCGTCGGGCACGGGCAAGTCCGTGCTCATCAAGCACCTCATCGGGCTGCTGTTCCCGGACGAGGGCGACATCATGGTCCACGGCGAGTCCGTCTCGCACATGACCCTGAGCCGCCTGCTCGAGGTGCGCCGCAAGTTCGGGATCCTCTTCCAGGACGGCGCGCTGTTCGGGTCGATGAACCTCTACGACAACGTCGCCTTCCCGCTGCGGCAGCACACCGACCTGTCGGAGTCGCAGATCCACGACATCGTCTTCGAGCGCCTCGCGGACGTCGGCCTCACCGGCGCCGACACGCGGATGCCGAGCGAGATCTCCGGCGGCATGCGCAAGCGCGCGGGCTTCGCGCGTGCGCTCGTCCTCGAGCCCGAGATCGTCATGTTCGACGAGCCCGACTCGGGCCTGGACCCGGTGCGCACGGCGCTGCTCTGCGGGCTCATCAAGGAGATGCACGCCCGCCACGGCGGCACGTACATCGTCATCACCCACGACATCGCCTCGGCCCGGCAGATCGGCGAGTACATCGCCGTCCTCTGGAAGGGACGCATCGTGGAGGCCGGCGTCGCGGCGGAGATGTTCGACTCCGAGAACCCGTTCGTCCGGCAGTTCCTCAACCGCGAGGCCGACGGCCCGCTCGGGATGGAGTAGCGGATGGCGACGACCGCCCAGGGCCAGCGCGTCCTCGCGCCCAAGGCGCCCGCGCGCAAGGGCCCCTCGCCCGCGCGCCGCGCCGCGGAGACGCCGCTGTCGATCCTCGAGACCGTCGGCGGCATGCTGCTGCTCTTCGGCAAGGCGACCGTCGCGTGCGTCACGCCGCCCTTCTCGTGGACCGACGAGTTCATCGAAGAGGCCTGGCTGATCGTCAAGCGCTGCTTCATCCCGGTCGTCATCTCCACGACGTTCTTCGGCCTCGGCGCGCCGGGCCTGCAGGGCGGCAACATCACGTACCTCTTCGGCACGATCGACCGCCTCGGCGCGTTCTTCGTCATGGCCTCCGTGCGCGAGTTCGCGCCATGGATCAACGGCATGGTGGTCGCCGGCGTGGGCGGCACGGCCATCGCGGCCGACCTCGGCGCACGCAAGGTGCGCGAGGAGCTCGACGCCCTCGCGACGCTCGGCCTCGACCCGGTGCGCGAGATCGTCGCGCCGCGCTTCCTGGCGCTCGGCATCACGACCGCGCTCATGAACCTCGTGGCGATCGTCTTCGGCATCCTCGGCGGCTACCTGGCGACCCTCGTCTTCCAGGACACGCTCGCCGGCTACCTGAGCACCTTCACCTCGAACTTCACGATGCCCGACCTGCTCGGCAGCGTGGTCAAGACCAGCCTCTTCGGCTTCATCATCGCCATCTGCGCGTGCTACATGGGGATGAACGTGAGAGGTGGTCCAGAGGGGGTGGGCCGCGCCGTGAACACGGCCGTCGTCATCGCCTTCGCCGGCATCTGGGTCTTCAACTTCGTCTTCACCACGACGATGCTGGCCGCCTTCCCCGAGACCGGGAACCTGCACTGATGGAAGCCGGAGCGGTCAGGGTCCCCCGCGGGTCCGCGGCCAAGGCGCCCTCGCCCGGCTCGCGCCTGGCCAAGGGCCTCTCGGAGCCGCTGCACAACTCCGTGGCCGAGGCGGGCAACATGGCCCGCTTCTTCGGCCGCGCGCTGGCCGAGGTGCCGGGGAGCTGGCGCTACGCGTCGGAGATCCTGCGCCAGGCCGGCATCCTGGTCGTCGGCTCCGCCGCGGTCATCTGGTTCATGGAGTTCGTCATGGGCGCCGAGTGCGCCACCGAGGCGAACTACGTGCTGCGCGGCTACGGCGCGACGATCTACTCCGGCGTCTTCACCTCGTGGTGTGCGAACCGCGAGATGGGCCCCTACATGTGGGGCTACATCGTCTCAGCGAAGATCGGCTGCGGCTTGGTCGCCGAGATCGGGTCGATGCGCATCAACGAGGAGCTCGACGCGATGGAGGCGCAGGGCCTGAACCCGATGCGCTACGTCGTCGCGACGCGCCTCGTCGCCGCCTGGCTGACGTTCCCGCTGATCTACCTCGTGGGCCTGACGCTCCACGAGCTCGCCAACTACATCATCATCGTCCACCAGATCGGTGAGGTGTCCCAGGGCGGGTGGGAGCTCATCCACTGGGCCTTCCAGGACCCGATGGACCTGCTCTACGGACAGGCGAAGATCATGGCCATGGGGACGGCGATCGTGCTCGTCGCCATGTACTACGGCTACCACGCACGCGGAGGACCAGTGGGCGTGGGGACGGCGACCGCGAGGTCGATGATCCTCAACCTCGTCCTCGTCCACATCATCGGCTCGCTGGGGACGATGATCTTCTGGGGCCTCAACCCACGCGGACCCATCGGCGGCTGACGGATGGCACGCATCGCGACGGATCGCGCAAGCACCTCACGGCCTCCTCGGAGGTCCGCGGGCGCGCGCGCCACAGGACTGGTGCTGGACCGCCCCTGGGTGGTCCTCAGCATCGCCGCCCTCGCCCTCTTCACGTGGTGGGCGATCGGCAGCCGCACCTCGGACCACAAGGTCCGGGCGGCGTTCAACTCGGCGGTCTCGATCTCCCCGGGCCTCGACGTCCAGGTGGACGGCGTGGACGTCGGGAAGATCGGCAAGGTCGAGTTCGAGGACGGCAAGGCCATGGTCGAGATCGGCGTCGACGACGACGCCTGGCCGCTGCACCGCGGCACGACCGCGACGCTGCGCTTCGGCACGACGCTGGGCAACGGCACGCGGCGCATCGACCTCGAGCCCGGGCCGAAGACCGCGCAGGAGATCCCCGACAACGGGATCATCTCCACGCGCGACACCGTCACCCCGGTCGAGTTCGACGAGGTCTTCAACACCTTCGACGACAAGACGCGCGCCGGCTTCCAGGGCACGTTCCGCAACGGCGCCCGCAACCTCGAGGGCCGCGACGGCGACCTGCGCGAGGGCATCCGCCGGCTGGCGCCCGCGGTCGAGACCAGCGGCTCGCTGTTCGAGGACGTCGCCTCCGACGAGGCGGCGCTCAACAAGCTCGTCGTCTCCGGCCACAAGGCCACGCGGACGCTGGCCGCCAAGCGCCCGGTCATCTCGGACCTCGTGTCCGTGATGAGCCAGACGTTCGACACCTTCGCCAGGAACACCGACGGCATCAGGCAGTCGCTGGACCAGTTCGCCCCGACGCTGCGCGACACGCGCACGACGCTGAAGCGCACCGACACCTCGGTGGACGTCCTCGACGGCCTCGTCGCCGACCTGCGCCCGGGCCTGGCGGCGTTCGAGCCGCTGCTCGAGACGGCCAAGCCGGCGTCCAAGAACCTCGACGAGCTCGTCCCGGCGACGACGGACACGGTCCGCCAGCTGCGCAAGAGCTCGCCGCCGGTCACGAGCTTCCTGGACCAGGGCGTGCCCTTCGCCGAGAAGGCCGACCCGGTGCTGAGCAAGCTCGCCGAGCAGCTCAAGTGCGTCCGGCCCTACGCGCCCGAGATCGCCGGCTTCTTCTCGAACTGGTCGAGCTGGGGGCAGGGCTACGACAACGACGCGCACTACGGCCGCATCAAGGTCGTCACCGGCGCGACGTTCGTCACGTCCTACCCGCAGATCAAGACCAACGACTTCCTCAAGACGGTCGGCACGGGCCTGAACTACGCGATGCCGCGCCCGCCCGGTCTGAACGCCGGCCAGCCCTGGTTCGTCCCGGAGTGCGGCGCAGGCCCCGAGGCCCTCGATCCCTCGAAGGACCCGGAGGACAAGTAGGTGTCGCCCCGATCGTTCGTCACCCCGCTGGTCGTCGTCGCCCTCACGGTCGGCGCGATCCTGCTCGGCAACCGGGTGCTGTTCCCGCCCGGCGGCGGCTACATCGTCAAGGCCGAGTTCCAGGACGCCGGTGGCCTCACGAAGAACTCCGACGTCAAGATCGGCGGCGTCGCCGGCGGCAAGGTCAAGGAGATCGAGCTGACCGACCGCGACACCGCGAAGGTCACGATGGAGCTCGACGAGGGCGCCTTCCCGATCGGCGCCGGCGCCTCCGCCGCGTCGCGCCCGGTGAACCTCCTCGGCGAGAAGTACGTCGACATGGACGCGGGCGACCTCAACCGCCCGGCGCCGTCCGGCAGCAGCATCCCGATGAGCAAGACGTCGCGCCCGACCGAGCTCGACGACGTGCTCAACATGCTCGAGCCCGACGTGCGCGCCCGCCTGCGCATCCTCATCAACGAGGCCGGCATCGGCATGAGCGGCCGGCGCGAGGACTTCAACAAGATCATCGAGCAGCTCCCGAGCGCGCTCGACGACACGGGCAAGCTCGTGGCCGAGTTCTCCGAGGACCAGGGCACGCTCTCCTCGCTGGTCGAGAAGAGCGACCGCGTGCTGGCGAGCATGGCCCGCGAGGACGACGACCTGGCCAAGCTCGTCGACGCCGCCAAGGGCACGTTCGACACCACGGTGACCAAGCGCCGTGAGCTGGCCGACACGGTGCGCTCCGCGCCGGGCGCGCTGCGTCAGCTGCGCACCACGCTCGGCGACCTCGGCTCGGCCGCCGACCAGCTCAAGCCCGCGTCGGTGCAGGTGCGCGCCGCCGCCCCGCAGCTGCGCTCGACGCTCCAGGAGCTGCCGTCCTTCGCCAAGGAGGCCGACCCGGCGCTCGACCAGGTGGTCGAGACCGCGCCCGACCTCGCCAAGCTCGGCCGCGACGGGCGCTCGACGATCGCGCGGCTGAAGCCGACGAGCGAGCAGCTCGAGAAGTTCGCCACGGAGCTCGGGCCGGTCTCGGAGGCCTTCGACGAGGGGACGATGCAGAAGATGCTCGGCCTCATGAACGGCTGGTCGCGCACGATCCGCCGCTCGGACGGCCTGGGCCACGTCTTCGGCCTGCGCATCCTGTTCAACCAGGACCTGCTGCGCCACCTCATCCAGCGCTACGCCGAGCCGGCCGCCGCCAAGAAGGAGCGCGGCGGGCGCGAGAAGCCCCAGCCCAAGGGCCCGATCCCGGCCCTGCAGCCGACCCCGACGAAGGTCCAGGACAAGGTCAAGGACACGGTCGGTGGCGTGAAGAAGGGCGTCGACGACCTCAAGAAGGGCCTCAAGGACACCACGGACAAGGTGCAGGAGACGGTGGGTGGCGTGCTCAAGGGCGTGCAGGACGTGACCAAGGACCTGACCGACCGGCTCACGCGGCCGAAGGGCAGCCCGCAGCCGACGCAGGCGCCGCGCTCGGACGTCGGCCGCCTCATCGACTACCTGGTGGGTGGCTGAGATGGCGCGCCTCAAGGTCCCCGCGCTGCGCGCCGGCGGCAACCGCCCGGCGTCCAAGAGCCGCGGCCGCGGCTTCCTCGTCGGCCTCGGCGCCATCGGCGTCGTCGCCGCCGTGACCCTGCTGACCGTCGGCTACAACTCGCCGAAGGGCATCCCGGGGCGGTCCTACTACAACCTCCAGGCCGCGTTCACCAACGCGGACAACCTCACCCAGAGCTACCAGGTGCGCATCGGCGGCCGCCTCGTCGGCCAGGTGCTCAACCCCCGCGTGGACAAGGGCGAGGGCGTCGTCGACCTGCAGCTCAACCCGGACGTCGAGCCGCTGCTGTCGGACACGACGCTCAAGGTCCGCCCGCGCTCGCCCGTCGGCGTGCGCTTCGTCGAGCTCGTGCCCGGCACCAAGGGCCGCCCGCTGGGCGAGGACGACCGCATCCCGTCGAGCCAGACCTCCGCCACCGTCCAGCTCGACCAGGCGCTCGACACGCTCGACGCCGATCGCCGGGCCAAGGCGCAGGTGCTGCTCAACGAGCTCGGCAAGGGCTTCCTGGGCCGCGGCGAGGACATCAACGAGGCGCAGTCCAACGCCCCGCGCTTCCTGGGCGACCTGCAGGACGTCGCCTCCGAGGTGACCGCGCAGCCCAACGTCCGGTCCTTCGTCGGCGGCGCCGAGTCCGCAGCCGCAGCGGCCGACCCCGTGCGCGAGGACATCGCCCGCGGCTTCGACCCCGAGGCCCGCGCGATGCGGCCGTTCGTGCAGGAGCGCGACGCGATCCGCTCGACGCTGACCACCGCGCCCGGCGACCTGCGCTCGGTCCAGAGCGGCCTGGCCCGCGTCTCGCCGATGCTCTCCCAGCTCGAGCGCTTCGGCCGCAGCGCCACGCCGGCGTTCCGCCAGGCGAGCACGACCCTGGCCGGGACGAGCAAGCTCTTCCGCGAGGCCGACCCCGGCCTGGAGGCCGCGCGCAAGACGCTGGGCCTGGCCAGCGAGGCCGTGCCGCCCACCCTGCAGCTGCTGCGCACGCTGCAGCCCGTGCTGCCGGACCTCGACGCGACGCTCGCGTCGGCCAACCCGGTGCTCACCGAGCTCTCGCCCCGCGAGTGCGACATGAACCGCTTCTTCGGCAACTGGAACGAGACGCTCGCCTACGGCGACGGCTTCTCCAACGTCCTGCGGTTCAACGTCATCGCCTCGCTGGAGTCCATCCAGGGCTACAACGGCAAGCCGCTCGGGCGGACCACCAAGCAATCGCCGTATCCCGCCCCGTGCGAGATCGACCGCCAGACCTTCGCGGGAGGCCGATGATGAGCCCGATCGGCGCCCTGAAGGCGCGCTTCGAGCAGGTCCCGGGCCAGCACCGGCCGCACCCGATCCGCAACGGCGCGATCTTCCTCGGGCTGCTCGCGCTGATCCTCTACTGCGGGTTCACCAAGTCGATCCCGCTCCTGCCCGACGGCGGGACCGAGCTCAAGGCCCACTTCGACAACGCCGTCAACGCGAACACCGGCAACCAGGTCCGCGTGCGCGGCGTGGAGGTCGGCTCGATCAAGAAGATCGAGCGCGACCCGTCCGGCGAGGGCGCGCTCATCACGATGCGCATCGACGAGGACGGCTTCAAGGTCAAGCAGGACGCCAAGGCCGCGATCTACTGGCGCACCCTGCTGGGCCGCAACATGTACGTCGAGCTGGACCCCGGGTCGCCCTCGGCCCCCGACCTCGACGGCGACACGATCCCGCTGAAGAACACCCAGACGCAGGTCGAGTTCGACCAGCTCCTCGACAGCTACGACGAGGACGGCCGGCGCGGCGTGCGGACGTTCTTCCAGCAGACCGACCAGGCCTTCGGCGGCGAGGACGCCGGCGCGGCGATCGGCGAGCTCGGCCCCGGCCTGACGCCGGTGCCCGCTGCGATGCGCGCCCTGCGCGGCACGAAGCCCGGGCAGGACCTCCCGACCCTCGTGCGCACCGGCGCCAAGGCGCTCGACGCCCTCGGCCGCCGCGAGGACCAGCTCGCCGGCCTGCTCGACGGCGCCTCGACGACCTTCGGCGTCCTGGCGGCCCGCAGCGCCGACCTCGACGCGATCCTCGACGAGTCGCCCGCGGCCATGCGCGACACCCAGCTGACGACCGCGCGCCTGAACCGGACGCTCGACGTGCTCGACCCGGTGGCCGAGCAGCTGCGGCCCGGCGTGCGCAAGCTCGACGACGCGTCGCCGCCGGCGCGTGCCGCGCTCGCCGAGGTCAACCGCCTGACGCCGACCGCGCTGCCGTCGCTGCGCGACCTGCGCCCGGCGCTGGCCGACCTCCAGGGCGCCGCGGAGCAGGGCACGCCGTTCCTGCGTGACCTGCAGCCGACGCTCGAGCGCCTGCGCGACCAGATCATCCCGTTCCTCGACAAGCGCGACAGCACCACGAACCTGCGCAACGTCGAGGCCATCGGGCCGTTCTTCAGCGTCCTCGCCGACTCCTCGAAGCAGTTCGACGGCTACGGCCACGTGCAGCGCTTCCAGGCCGGCCAGGGCGAGCGCTCGCTCGGGTTCCTGCCCTGCAACACGGGCCTCTTCGACCCGGAGAACCCGCAGCAGGCGATCTTCTGCAAGGAGGCCATCACCGCGGCGAACCGGCTGCTGCGTGGTGGCAAGACGAACGGCGGCGTGTCCGACGCCGCAGCCCGTCTGGCCAAGGGGGGCCGCTAGATGCCGCTGCTCAACGACCGCATCAAGCTGGAGCTGTCGCGTTCGCGGCGGCCGGCGATGCAGGTGCTGTTCCTGGTCGGCGTGGGCATCTTCTGCGCGACGATCCTGCTCAAGAACCAGTTCTACGACCGGTTCTGGCAGGAGAAGTTCGAGTTCAAGGCCTCCTTCGCCGACGTCAAGGGCGTCACGCCGGGCGTCCAGCGCGTGAAGATCGCGGGCGTCCAGGCCGGCGTGGTCTCGGACTCCGAGGTCGTCGACGGCCGCCCGGTCCTCACCATCAAGCTCGACAAGGACAAGGGCCCGGTCTACAAGGACGCCAAGCTGCGCCTGCGGCCGCTCACGCCGCTGCAGGACATGTACGTGACGATCGAGGACCGCGGCACGGCCAAGGCCGGCGAGCTGAGCAAGGACGACGTCCTGCCGGCCGCGCGGACCGAGTCGCCCGTCGACATCTCCCGCGTCCTCAACGAGTTCCCGGGGGCGACCCGCCAGCGCCTGCAGACGCTGCTCGACGAGTTCGGCAACGGCCTGGAGGACCGCGGCCAGGACCTGCGCGAGGCGTTCGCCGCCGCCGTGCCGTTCCTCAAGGCGGCCGACCGGACCGCGACCGTCGTCGCCGACCGCCGGTCCCAGATGGCCCGGCTCGTGACGAACCTCGGCGTCATCACGACGGCCCTGGGCAAGCGCGACCGCCAGCTCTCCTCGCTCGTGCAGAACGGCAACAGCACGCTCGCCGAGCTCAACAAGGCCGACGGCGAGCTGAGCGCGACGCTCAACGAGATCCCGCCGACCCTGACCACGCTGCGCTCAGCCTTCGCGAAGCTGCGCTCGGCCCAGGACGACCTCGACCCGGCGCTCGACGACCTGCGACCCGTCGCCGCTGAGCTCTCCGAGGGCCTCGACGCGCTCGAGAAGCTCGGCAAGGACGCCAAGCCGGCGCTCGAGGGCCTCAAGCCGGCCCTGGCCGACCTGCGGCCGTTCTCGCGCTCGCTGCGCCCGACGTCGGACGCGCTCGCCGCCGCGATGGCGAAGTTCCGCCCGCAGGGCCCGCAGTACGACCGGATCACGAGCCAGATCCCGCCGTGCTTCGACCAGGTCGGCAACTTCTTCAACGACACGCTCTCCGTCCTGAAGTTCTACGACGCCTACGGCGCGTTCCCGCGCGGTGACGACTCGGAGGACCTCGACACGGTCGGCGGCGTGGCCAAGCCCCTCGGGCACACCCGCTCCCCCACCTGCGCGAAGGGACCGACGAAGTGAGGATCGAGCATCGTGGCCTGAAGATCGCGGGCCTCCTGGGCTTCACCGCGATCTGCCTGGCGATCTTCGTCTACCTGTACCAGGCGGCCGGCGGCAAGCTGCGCCTGAGCGAGCCCTACAAGGCGACGGTCAACGTCCCGACGGCGTTCCAGCTCGTCGAGAACGGCGACGTGCGCCGCGCGGGCGTCAAGGTCGGCACGGTCACCGACATCACCAACGCGGGCGACACCGGCAAGGTCACCATCGAGCTCGAGGACGACCAGGCGCCGCTGTACAAGGACGCCTCGGTCGCCGTGCGCACGAAGACCCTCGTCGGCGAGAACTACCTGGACATCAACCCCGGCACGAAGCAGGCCGGGGAGCTGCCCGACGGCGGGACCCTGCCGCTCGAGCAGGCCAAGGAGGCCGTCCAGCTCGACCAGATCCTCAACACGCTGGACCCGAAGACCCGCGAGGAGGTCAAGCGCAACCTCGACACGCTGGGCCCGGGCGTCCGGGACCGTGGCGAGGCGATCAACCGCCTCTGGGCGGCGGCCAGGCCGACGTCGAAGGACGGCGGCACGGTCATGCGCGTCCTGGCCGGTCAGCGTCGCCAGGTCGCCGCGCTGGTCAACGACACCGGCGAGGCGCTGCAGGCCTTCGGTGACCGCACCGCGCAGGTGCGCACGCTGGCCAGGCAGGCCCGCACCACGGCGATCGCCGCCGCCGACCGCGACGACGCGTTCCGCGCCGCCTTCCGCGAGCTGACGCCGACGCTCGAGCAGGCGCAGTCCTCGGTGACGAAGCTCGCCGGGTTCTCCGGCCGTGCCACGCCGGTGGTCAGCCGCCTGGCCAACGTGTCCAGCGACCTCGAGCCGGTCATGCGCGACCTGCGCCCGGCCGTCGCCTCGGCACGCACGCTCTTCAAGGAGCTGCCCGGCGCGCTGAAGACCGCCGACCCGCTGCTGCAGGAGCTCAAGCCGTTCGCCGGCAAGCTGCAGCCCGCGGTCGGCTCGCTGGACACCTTCCTGCGTCAGGCGGGGCCGGCGGTGGACTACCTGTCGCCCTTCTCGAAGGAGATCGGCACCATGTTCGCCAACAACGGCGACGTCTTCTCCCGCAAGGACGCGCTGGGCCACTACGGTCGCGTGCACACGGTGTTCTCCTACAACTCGCTCACCGCCTTCTCGCCCGAGCTGCGCAAGGCGATGCAGATCCTCACCAACCTCGGCGCCAACGAGATCCTGAACGCGGAGCGCGACAACTCGTACCCGAAGCCGGGCGACCTCTCGAACCCGCGGGAGTTCTCGGGCTCGTACCCGCGCGTGCACCAGCGCTCGAAGTAGGGGATGGGTCGCCGCAGCGCCGGGCTCGCCGCACTCGTGGCGGTCGTCGCCGTGGCGGCGGCCGTCCTCGCGGCGGGGCTTCGCCCGAGCGCGTCCCCGTCGCTGCTGGCCGACCCGGACGCGCCGACCGTCCGCCAGACGCCGGCGCAGGAGAAGGCCTTCGGCGGCGAGCCCATCGTCGTCGTCGCCAAGGGCGACCTGGCGACGCGGACGCTCGCGCCCCAGCAGCTGCTCAAGCTCGTCGACCTCGAGGGCAAGATGGCCCGCGAGCAGGGCGTGCGCGCCGTCTACGGGCCGGCGACGTTCCTCAACTCGGCGCTCGTGCAGATGGAGCAGGTCATCGAGCGCGAGCTGGGGCCGGTGGCGAAGGTCGCCGACCGCCAGGCCCGCGCCGCGGTGGCCGAGGCGCGGCGCGACGGCGCCTCGACCGCGGAGGCCAACCGCCGCGGCGAGGAGGCGCGTGCACAGGCGCTGGGCCCGAAGCTGCGCCAGTACTCGGACATCCTCGTGCGCCTGGGCAGCGTCGGCATCCCGTCGCTGGCCAACCGCTCCTTCGTCCTGTCGGTCGTCTTCGGCGCGTCGCAGGAGCCCAAGCCCCGCTTTCGCTGGCTCTTCCCGGATCGCGAGCACGCGCTCGTGCTCGTGCGGCCCGACACCGACCTCAGCGACGAGCAGCTGCGCGCGCTGGGCGACCGGCTGGGCGACCTCGCCGCGAAGGCCGGCATGCAGGACGTCCAGCTGTCCGTCGCCGGCGTCCCGCTCACCGTGGCGGCCACGGCCGACTCGTTCACGCGCGACCTGCTGCGGCTCTCGCCGCTGGTGGTCCTCCTGCTCGCGGCCGCGCTCCTGCTCGGCCTGCGCCACGGCAAGCGCCGGCTGCGCCTCCTGGGCCTCGCGGGCGGGTCGGTCCTCGCCACCGCGGCCGCCTCGCGCCTGCTCGGCCTCGGCCTGACGCCGGCGACCGTCGCCGCGCTCCCCGTCGTCCTCGGCCTCGCCGTCGACTACGCGGTGCAGCTGCAGAGCCGCTACTGGCACGAGCGGCGCGCGGGCGCGGCGCCGGTCCCCGCCGCGGGCCGTGCGCGCGCGGCGCTGCTGCCGGTCCTGGGGCTGGCGGGCGCGGCGATGGCGTGCGGCTTCCTCGCGCTGTGCATCTCGCCCATCCCGCTCATCGACCGCCTCGGCATCACCCTCGCCGTCGGGACCGGGCTGGCGGTCGCGGTGGTCCTGGGCCTCGGGCCGTCGGTCATCGCCTGGCGCGACACGGGCGGCGCCGCGCCGCCCGAGCTGCCCTTCGGCCAAGGGGGCCGCAGCCTCGCCCGCCCGGCCGTCCTCGCGCCGCTGGCCGTCCTGGCGGTCGTCGGGCTCGCGGTCGCCCACGGCACGAAGGTCCAGAGCGACCTCACCGCCCTGGCCCCGGACGACCTGCCCGAGCTCGAGCGCCTGCAGGGCGTCGAGCGCGAGCTGGGCACGAGCGGCACCCTGCGCCTGGCGGTCACGGCCAAGGACGTCCTGGACCCGGACGTCATCACGTGGATGC
The DNA window shown above is from Conexibacter sp. SYSU D00693 and carries:
- a CDS encoding alpha/beta hydrolase, with the translated sequence MAQRSDVSFPSGQDRCAAWLWRPEGDGPHPVVVMAHGFSATRELRLDAYAERFAAAGLGVLLFDYRHFGASEGEPRQLLDIGRQHADFRAAIRYARGLDWADPSRIALFGSSFSGGHVVAVAAKDERIAAVVAQCPFQDGLATLPKLGVKNVVGLTVAGLRDQVGALLGRPPHTVPAVGPPGSLAVMATPDAEPGFRALVPPEGTRWENRVAARIALRVALYRPGRAARRLRCPALWCVCDHDSLAPAGATVRHAQRAPRGEVRRYPLGHFDVYVGDAFEQVVADQLEFLVRHLRPTAQDARFARAADAASTPARGAV
- a CDS encoding ABC transporter ATP-binding protein codes for the protein MSLFDSDTEVFEDDASSIDPRSAELLDRASDYEYRFHHGAQQFREPNPGDFWSIECRNVHKTFAGGNTVLNGLDVGIPEGMITVVLGPSGTGKSVLIKHLIGLLFPDEGDIMVHGESVSHMTLSRLLEVRRKFGILFQDGALFGSMNLYDNVAFPLRQHTDLSESQIHDIVFERLADVGLTGADTRMPSEISGGMRKRAGFARALVLEPEIVMFDEPDSGLDPVRTALLCGLIKEMHARHGGTYIVITHDIASARQIGEYIAVLWKGRIVEAGVAAEMFDSENPFVRQFLNREADGPLGME
- a CDS encoding ABC transporter permease — its product is MATTAQGQRVLAPKAPARKGPSPARRAAETPLSILETVGGMLLLFGKATVACVTPPFSWTDEFIEEAWLIVKRCFIPVVISTTFFGLGAPGLQGGNITYLFGTIDRLGAFFVMASVREFAPWINGMVVAGVGGTAIAADLGARKVREELDALATLGLDPVREIVAPRFLALGITTALMNLVAIVFGILGGYLATLVFQDTLAGYLSTFTSNFTMPDLLGSVVKTSLFGFIIAICACYMGMNVRGGPEGVGRAVNTAVVIAFAGIWVFNFVFTTTMLAAFPETGNLH
- a CDS encoding ABC transporter permease encodes the protein MEAGAVRVPRGSAAKAPSPGSRLAKGLSEPLHNSVAEAGNMARFFGRALAEVPGSWRYASEILRQAGILVVGSAAVIWFMEFVMGAECATEANYVLRGYGATIYSGVFTSWCANREMGPYMWGYIVSAKIGCGLVAEIGSMRINEELDAMEAQGLNPMRYVVATRLVAAWLTFPLIYLVGLTLHELANYIIIVHQIGEVSQGGWELIHWAFQDPMDLLYGQAKIMAMGTAIVLVAMYYGYHARGGPVGVGTATARSMILNLVLVHIIGSLGTMIFWGLNPRGPIGG
- a CDS encoding MlaD family protein, with the translated sequence MLDRPWVVLSIAALALFTWWAIGSRTSDHKVRAAFNSAVSISPGLDVQVDGVDVGKIGKVEFEDGKAMVEIGVDDDAWPLHRGTTATLRFGTTLGNGTRRIDLEPGPKTAQEIPDNGIISTRDTVTPVEFDEVFNTFDDKTRAGFQGTFRNGARNLEGRDGDLREGIRRLAPAVETSGSLFEDVASDEAALNKLVVSGHKATRTLAAKRPVISDLVSVMSQTFDTFARNTDGIRQSLDQFAPTLRDTRTTLKRTDTSVDVLDGLVADLRPGLAAFEPLLETAKPASKNLDELVPATTDTVRQLRKSSPPVTSFLDQGVPFAEKADPVLSKLAEQLKCVRPYAPEIAGFFSNWSSWGQGYDNDAHYGRIKVVTGATFVTSYPQIKTNDFLKTVGTGLNYAMPRPPGLNAGQPWFVPECGAGPEALDPSKDPEDK